In the genome of Ananas comosus cultivar F153 linkage group 11, ASM154086v1, whole genome shotgun sequence, one region contains:
- the LOC109717483 gene encoding uncharacterized protein LOC109717483 has translation MPLIYILANGSTRSRSRSFYFRRRGEGEQKPKKMIRSCCFSSQSPWKPHHPLLLPPGAHNRFAPDPFPQPSKALLRRRSGFSSSSSSSSSSRLGIVVCGLLPVDPWAPTADSQSIASQLFAFSLFPYLGFLYFITKSNTSPKLTLFGFYFLLAFVGATIPAGIYAKVHYGTSLSNVDWLHGGAESLLTLTNLFIVLGLREALRKMREAKASSSRAVSESKEKTSV, from the exons ATGCCTTTAATATACATTTTAGCCAATGGCAGCactagaagcagaagcagatcTTTTTACTTCCGGCGGAGGGGCGAAGGAgagcaaaagcccaaaaaaatGATCCGAAGCTGCTGCTTTTCCTCGCAGTCCCCCTGGAAACCCCATCATCCTCTTCTTCTACCCCCCGGCGCTCACAATCGCTTTGCCCCAGATCCCTTCCCCCAACCCTCAAAAGCGCTTCTTCGACGCAGAAGCGGttttagcagcagcagcagcagcagcagcagcagcaggttgGGCATTGTGGTGTGTGGGCTTCTGCCCGTGGATCCCTGGGCGCCCACCGCCGATTCCCAGAGCATCGCTTCTCAGCTTTTCGCCTTCTCCCTCTTCCCCTACTTGGGCTTCTTGTACTTCATCACCAAGTCCAACACTTCGCCCAAGCTCACCCTTTTTGGCTTCTATTTCCTCCTCGCCTTTGTCGGAGCCACAA TTCCTGCTGGAATATACG CGAAAGTGCACTACGGAACTTCCTTGTCCAACGTCGACTGGCTGCACGGTGGCGCGGAATCATTGCTTACTCTCACCAATTTGTTTATTGTCTTGGGACTGAGAGAGGCTCTGAGGAAAATGAGAGAAGCAAAAGCAAGCAGTTCTCGAGCTGTTTcggaaagcaaagaaaaaactTCTGTCTAG